A stretch of Leptospira hartskeerlii DNA encodes these proteins:
- the lenA gene encoding lipoprotein LenA encodes MRAIALIFTILALLACDKKKEEAPVEQIVGTKYSGVDQNVYKKPGTKEKSEQVTLVYEFEEVNGLEIVPFEFTDAKGNKTVTDYLKLKTVDGKEGFALLKNFYDAVLFVVADGDTAFAKNSLTSPSKGKLEKGMSCFESEASGEFSKVRCYGSILKGGKLNNLHDIWIQPVSSNISRDPLLGDSVRNLKAASLKLIELNKTTDPAKQEEFKKAAISALKAVFEKGDIYQESVNSLATEFGITLSEQQPTQ; translated from the coding sequence ATGAGAGCCATTGCACTCATATTCACCATACTTGCATTACTCGCATGTGATAAAAAGAAAGAAGAAGCTCCGGTTGAACAGATCGTTGGAACAAAATATTCCGGCGTGGATCAAAACGTTTATAAAAAGCCAGGAACCAAAGAAAAATCGGAACAAGTCACTTTAGTTTACGAATTCGAAGAAGTAAACGGATTAGAGATCGTTCCTTTCGAATTTACGGATGCTAAAGGGAATAAAACGGTAACAGATTATCTGAAACTTAAAACAGTAGATGGAAAAGAAGGTTTTGCACTTCTTAAAAACTTCTACGATGCGGTTCTATTCGTGGTAGCAGACGGAGACACTGCGTTTGCTAAAAATTCTCTTACTTCTCCTTCTAAAGGAAAACTAGAAAAGGGAATGTCTTGCTTTGAGTCTGAAGCAAGTGGAGAATTTTCTAAAGTACGTTGTTACGGTTCTATCTTGAAAGGTGGAAAGCTAAATAACTTGCACGATATTTGGATCCAACCTGTATCTTCTAATATTTCCAGAGATCCTCTTTTGGGAGATAGCGTTCGAAATTTAAAGGCAGCGAGTTTAAAATTGATCGAACTCAATAAAACTACTGACCCGGCTAAACAGGAAGAATTCAAGAAGGCTGCAATTTCTGCTTTAAAGGCCGTTTTTGAGAAAGGAGATATTTATCAGGAATCTGTAAATTCCCTTGCGACTGAATTTGGCATAACTCTTTCCGAACAACAACCAACTCAGTAA
- a CDS encoding DciA family protein: MKEEPKIQKIDPQEFKTILQNLGLTEESLAEKIAVQTLVKRWVDIIGPVYASHSEPFALNGDTLVILTVHSAYKQEILFMRKRILSYSARYLGRDVVKKIEIRIGNLTPKKQKSPSHTADKTGLEGKQNLVSLAEKETDPIAKKRLLELIEYL; encoded by the coding sequence ATGAAAGAAGAACCTAAGATACAAAAGATCGATCCTCAGGAATTTAAAACCATTCTTCAAAACTTGGGCTTAACGGAAGAAAGTTTAGCAGAGAAGATCGCAGTTCAAACTTTAGTTAAACGTTGGGTCGACATAATAGGTCCGGTATATGCGAGTCATTCCGAACCATTTGCGTTAAACGGTGATACGCTGGTGATCTTAACTGTTCACTCTGCATATAAACAGGAGATCCTTTTTATGAGAAAAAGGATCTTAAGTTATTCTGCTCGGTACTTGGGAAGAGATGTAGTAAAAAAAATAGAAATTAGGATCGGTAATCTCACTCCTAAAAAACAAAAATCCCCTTCGCATACCGCGGATAAAACCGGATTGGAAGGCAAACAAAACCTAGTTTCTTTAGCTGAAAAAGAAACCGATCCTATCGCGAAAAAAAGACTTTTAGAGCTAATTGAATATCTTTAA
- the gyrA gene encoding DNA gyrase subunit A — MSEELENETKTLGFSLSSRPDIGEALKNGVRVIPVEIEDQMKEAYLGYAMSVIVGRALPDVRDGLKPVHRRILHAMNERAWRSDRPYVKCAKIVGEVLGNYHPHGDSSVYDALVRMVQEFSLRVPLIDGQGNYGSIDGDNPAAYRYTEARLAKVAEELLRDIEKETVNFSPNFDDTKQQPDVLPANFPNLLVNGSSGIAVGMATNIPPHNLRETIEAVITVIKNPDISISEILKIMPGPDFPTGGTIIGGEGLLSAYHSGKGSIRIRSKVEIEENKKGREVIVVTEIPYQVNKKTLLERIGELVNEKQVEGISEILDLSDRKGIRVEIHIKKDANAQVILNQLLKLTQLQVSYGITMLAILDNKPKIFNIKEILTAYSIHRKEVIVRRTQFDLDKAEKRAHILEGLKIALENIEEVIKVIRASKNAAEAKEQLMARFVLSDIQADAILEMRLQRLTSLEVQKVIDELAEVRALILDLKDILAKPERVSDIVCTELAEVSEKFGNKRKTDISLESVESSTFNAEDLIADEEVVLQITYDQFIKRLPLDTFKRQRRGGKGIQGLSQKREDVVKIMKTAMTHDNVMFFSNTGKVYMMKAYELPQASKEARGKSLKAIIGLGENETVSAIFTFREEDKGKDLLLVTKNGFIKRVELSEFGNVKKSGIIAIGLRDGDQLIEVISVVKGDNVMIFSANGLALRIEMDTIRAQGRTAQGVTGMRLSKEDAIVGLSKVVEGDDIFLISENGYGKRLGFEEFGTKGRGGKGMAFLKVGEKNGAAVAVSSVGEEDEIILVTQQGMVIRTEANQISKMGRTAVGVRVVDIKDNDRVQDCTVIRESKEK; from the coding sequence ATGAGCGAAGAGCTAGAGAACGAGACAAAAACTTTAGGATTTAGTCTTTCTTCCCGTCCGGATATTGGCGAGGCATTGAAGAATGGCGTCAGGGTAATTCCTGTCGAAATCGAAGACCAAATGAAGGAAGCCTACCTGGGTTACGCGATGAGCGTAATTGTGGGAAGAGCTTTGCCTGACGTCAGAGACGGTTTAAAACCGGTTCACAGACGTATTCTACATGCAATGAATGAAAGGGCCTGGAGAAGCGACCGGCCCTACGTTAAATGCGCCAAAATCGTAGGAGAAGTATTAGGTAACTATCACCCACATGGAGATAGCTCCGTATACGATGCATTAGTCCGTATGGTCCAAGAGTTCTCTCTTAGAGTCCCTCTTATTGACGGGCAAGGAAACTACGGATCAATCGACGGAGATAATCCTGCAGCTTATCGATACACAGAAGCAAGACTAGCAAAAGTTGCAGAAGAACTCTTAAGAGATATCGAAAAGGAAACAGTAAACTTTTCTCCGAACTTCGATGATACCAAACAACAACCTGATGTACTTCCTGCAAATTTTCCTAACTTACTCGTAAACGGTTCTTCCGGAATTGCAGTGGGAATGGCTACAAACATTCCTCCACATAATTTAAGAGAGACGATTGAAGCTGTTATTACAGTAATCAAAAATCCTGATATAAGTATATCAGAAATTCTTAAAATAATGCCAGGTCCGGACTTCCCTACCGGTGGTACGATCATCGGCGGAGAAGGCTTATTATCTGCATACCATTCCGGAAAGGGTTCGATCCGTATTCGTTCTAAAGTAGAAATCGAAGAGAACAAAAAAGGCAGAGAAGTAATCGTCGTAACCGAAATTCCTTACCAAGTAAATAAAAAGACTCTTCTAGAAAGAATTGGCGAGCTTGTTAATGAGAAACAAGTCGAGGGAATTTCTGAAATTTTAGATCTATCGGATAGGAAAGGGATCCGAGTAGAGATTCATATTAAAAAAGATGCAAATGCTCAAGTAATCCTGAACCAACTTTTAAAACTGACTCAACTACAAGTAAGTTACGGGATTACGATGCTTGCGATCTTGGATAATAAGCCTAAGATCTTCAATATTAAAGAGATCCTTACCGCTTATTCAATTCACAGAAAAGAAGTAATCGTTCGTAGAACTCAATTTGATCTAGATAAAGCGGAAAAACGCGCCCATATCTTAGAAGGATTGAAGATTGCTCTCGAGAATATTGAAGAAGTAATCAAAGTAATCCGCGCTTCCAAAAATGCTGCGGAAGCAAAAGAACAATTGATGGCTCGATTCGTTCTTTCAGATATCCAAGCCGATGCAATTCTCGAGATGAGACTACAAAGACTTACTTCTTTGGAAGTTCAAAAGGTCATCGATGAGTTGGCAGAAGTTCGTGCTCTTATCTTGGATCTGAAAGACATTCTAGCAAAACCTGAAAGAGTGTCCGACATAGTTTGCACTGAGTTGGCCGAAGTTTCTGAAAAATTCGGAAACAAAAGAAAGACTGATATTAGTTTAGAAAGTGTAGAATCTTCTACTTTCAACGCAGAAGATCTGATCGCAGACGAAGAAGTTGTATTACAAATTACTTATGACCAATTCATAAAGCGACTTCCTCTCGATACTTTCAAAAGACAGAGACGCGGCGGAAAAGGGATCCAAGGACTTTCTCAGAAAAGAGAAGACGTAGTCAAGATAATGAAAACCGCCATGACACACGACAATGTCATGTTCTTCTCCAATACCGGAAAAGTTTACATGATGAAGGCATACGAACTTCCCCAGGCTTCCAAAGAAGCCAGAGGAAAATCTTTAAAGGCTATCATCGGACTAGGAGAGAACGAAACCGTCTCTGCAATCTTTACATTCAGAGAAGAAGATAAAGGAAAAGATCTTTTACTCGTTACCAAAAACGGATTTATCAAACGAGTAGAATTATCCGAATTCGGTAATGTTAAGAAATCAGGTATCATCGCGATCGGCCTTAGAGACGGAGACCAACTCATCGAAGTAATTTCCGTCGTAAAAGGTGATAACGTAATGATCTTCTCTGCAAACGGACTAGCACTTAGAATCGAAATGGATACAATCCGCGCTCAAGGTAGAACCGCCCAAGGTGTGACCGGGATGAGACTTTCCAAAGAAGACGCGATCGTAGGTCTTTCTAAAGTGGTAGAAGGCGACGATATATTCCTCATCTCCGAAAACGGTTACGGAAAACGTTTAGGCTTTGAAGAGTTCGGTACCAAAGGAAGAGGAGGCAAAGGAATGGCCTTCTTGAAAGTTGGAGAGAAAAACGGAGCCGCAGTTGCAGTGAGCTCCGTGGGCGAAGAAGATGAGATTATCCTAGTCACTCAGCAAGGAATGGTCATCAGAACTGAGGCGAATCAAATCTCTAAAATGGGAAGAACTGCAGTGGGAGTCAGAGTCGTGGACATCAAGGACAATGATAGAGTCCAAGATTGTACCGTGATTCGTGAAAGCAAAGAAAAATGA
- the gyrB gene encoding DNA topoisomerase (ATP-hydrolyzing) subunit B, producing the protein MSQPESSYSAGQIKILEGLEAVRKRPGMYIGTQDETGLHKMVYEVVDNSVDEAMAGHCTEITISILPDNIIEVKDNGRGIPTAIHPEKNISTIEVVMTILHAGGKFENDAYKVSGGLHGVGVSVVNALSESLEVEVHQQGKIHHQKYSRGVPQGPVNVIGDTTERGTVVRFKPDSSIFTTTEFHFDVLTSRFRELAFLNKGLKLIVQDKRKSDSEKHEFIFDGGIVSFVEYLNENKHPLHKTIHFERNKDDVVAEIAIQYSDTYSENIFCFTNNINNNLGGTHLEGFRAALTRTLNDFLKKDQQLVKKQPTALSGEDLKEGITAVISVKIPQPQFNSQTKEKLVNAEIKGIMQTLTGEGLSLFFEENPAITKKILEKCILSAKAREAARKARDLTRRKSVLEGGGLPGKLADCSEKDPAASELYIVEGDSAGGSAKQGRDRHYQAILPLKGKILNVEKARLDKILGNEEIRTLVSALGTGIGEDEFNVDKARYHKIFIMTDADIDGSHIRTLLLTFFFRYMKSIIEKGYLYVAQPPLYLVKHGKTSAYLFSDKEKDEYLKSLGTEKAVIQRYKGLGEMNPEQLWETTMDPEKRVVLKVKLDDYVEAEDTFNILMGDEVNPRRRFIEVNAAKVANLDL; encoded by the coding sequence ATGAGCCAACCAGAGAGCAGTTATAGCGCAGGTCAGATCAAAATCCTAGAAGGATTAGAGGCCGTACGCAAACGCCCCGGAATGTATATCGGGACCCAAGATGAGACCGGTCTTCATAAGATGGTCTATGAGGTCGTTGATAACTCCGTAGACGAGGCAATGGCCGGCCATTGTACCGAGATCACAATCTCCATTCTTCCTGATAATATTATAGAAGTGAAGGATAATGGTAGGGGTATTCCTACCGCTATCCACCCTGAAAAAAATATCTCCACGATCGAAGTGGTTATGACTATTCTACACGCTGGTGGAAAGTTCGAGAACGATGCCTATAAGGTGTCTGGTGGTCTCCACGGGGTCGGGGTTTCCGTAGTCAATGCTCTTTCAGAATCATTGGAAGTGGAAGTTCATCAACAAGGTAAAATCCACCATCAAAAATATTCCAGAGGTGTGCCTCAGGGTCCAGTGAATGTAATCGGAGATACTACCGAAAGAGGGACAGTTGTCCGATTCAAACCGGATTCGAGTATTTTTACTACCACTGAATTTCATTTTGATGTACTAACTTCTCGTTTTAGAGAATTGGCATTTTTGAATAAGGGCCTAAAACTTATCGTTCAGGACAAAAGGAAGTCTGACTCAGAAAAGCATGAGTTCATCTTTGATGGAGGGATTGTTTCCTTCGTTGAATATCTGAATGAGAACAAGCACCCACTTCACAAAACAATTCACTTCGAAAGAAATAAAGACGATGTGGTCGCTGAAATAGCGATCCAATACTCTGATACATATTCCGAAAATATTTTTTGTTTCACCAATAATATTAACAATAACTTGGGTGGAACTCACTTAGAAGGTTTTCGCGCAGCTTTAACTAGAACTCTTAATGATTTCTTAAAGAAAGATCAACAGCTCGTAAAAAAACAACCTACTGCATTATCTGGAGAGGATTTAAAAGAAGGAATCACTGCAGTGATTTCAGTAAAAATTCCTCAACCTCAGTTTAACTCTCAGACAAAAGAAAAGTTAGTAAACGCAGAGATCAAAGGGATCATGCAAACTCTAACTGGAGAAGGTCTTTCCCTTTTCTTTGAAGAGAATCCAGCGATTACTAAAAAGATATTAGAAAAATGTATATTATCTGCTAAGGCACGCGAAGCCGCTCGTAAAGCACGTGATTTAACCCGTCGTAAATCAGTTTTGGAAGGTGGTGGTCTTCCTGGAAAATTAGCGGACTGCTCTGAAAAAGATCCCGCAGCTTCTGAACTTTATATTGTAGAGGGAGATTCAGCAGGCGGTTCCGCTAAGCAAGGACGAGATAGACATTACCAGGCAATTCTTCCTCTAAAGGGAAAAATTCTGAACGTAGAAAAAGCTCGTTTAGATAAAATTCTCGGAAATGAAGAAATTCGCACTTTGGTTTCTGCATTAGGCACCGGGATTGGTGAAGATGAATTTAACGTAGATAAGGCTCGTTATCATAAAATCTTTATTATGACAGATGCTGATATAGACGGTTCTCATATTCGCACTTTGCTTCTTACATTCTTCTTTCGTTATATGAAATCCATCATAGAGAAAGGATATTTATATGTTGCACAGCCTCCTTTGTATTTAGTTAAACATGGCAAGACATCGGCTTATCTATTTTCTGATAAGGAGAAGGATGAGTATTTAAAGTCCTTAGGAACAGAGAAGGCAGTCATCCAACGATATAAAGGTTTGGGTGAGATGAATCCGGAGCAACTTTGGGAAACAACTATGGATCCTGAAAAGCGAGTCGTTCTAAAGGTAAAACTCGATGACTATGTGGAAGCAGAAGATACATTTAATATACTTATGGGCGATGAAGTAAATCCGAGACGTCGCTTTATCGAGGTCAACGCTGCAAAAGTTGCGAACCTTGATCTTTAA
- a CDS encoding LIC10012 family protein, giving the protein MSKNFRNYLFALLTLAASDAIATTVVFLPGNWEGQAPQSLEGTGDKPYELAKLGQFYATRFYSVEIKEQLSPNSDPEIKDFLIPQVSREKFKQTCSRLKPDYVVRDQLSIEEKIRIDRSVYDCNLSKMEEYSIIGRKDLFETLEKLTKDSFPLVPKKKIKEYSREPVRAAKSQTIVLDSSYSYAPERKEFMSQLEAISWQPETKFRLVVFSENGSKVFPESSRSEFIKQWKDFKSEGKSNTQDLTNALLRLRRILSSEDSPGKKKERMISILTNAKASNSVGGYGAAIEGLSQIGAKVSILYSSYAGPEARREHKEAAKRGAEFREVSYFQRIVTPRDSKTLVFKEGKLYSTNASPDPKMKIEDSSLEKVEFAGKYSLGEFLNPWSLGSIYEEVKKEKVLTSEPVRSNFASLFSSSVSEASNSEYFGNFPKVLVKSGSKAFWIRVPNTSGFSEGKKGVWAVTFLSSSFSSEGVEVIPDSLERYTFSTAKILECDPSVARNYLRNTEKFKFDCLVKGEILEVSQP; this is encoded by the coding sequence TTGTCAAAAAATTTCCGAAATTATCTTTTTGCTCTGCTAACTCTGGCAGCTAGCGACGCAATAGCGACGACAGTTGTATTTCTTCCAGGAAATTGGGAAGGACAAGCTCCTCAGTCTTTGGAAGGAACAGGAGATAAGCCATATGAATTAGCAAAATTGGGCCAGTTCTACGCGACAAGGTTCTATTCTGTTGAGATAAAAGAACAACTCTCTCCGAATTCAGATCCGGAAATAAAAGATTTTCTAATTCCCCAGGTCTCAAGAGAAAAATTTAAACAAACTTGTTCCAGACTCAAACCGGATTATGTAGTTCGAGACCAGTTGTCTATCGAGGAGAAGATCCGAATTGATCGTTCCGTGTATGACTGTAATCTTTCTAAAATGGAAGAATACTCCATCATAGGCAGAAAAGATCTATTTGAGACCTTAGAGAAGTTGACCAAGGATTCTTTTCCTTTGGTTCCCAAGAAAAAGATAAAAGAATATTCCAGAGAACCAGTCCGAGCCGCGAAGTCTCAAACCATCGTGCTTGATTCTTCTTATTCTTATGCACCGGAAAGAAAAGAATTTATGTCGCAATTAGAAGCGATCTCTTGGCAACCGGAAACAAAATTTCGTTTAGTTGTTTTTAGCGAGAATGGTTCCAAAGTTTTTCCTGAATCCAGCCGTTCGGAGTTTATCAAACAATGGAAGGATTTTAAATCCGAAGGAAAATCCAACACCCAAGATCTTACAAATGCACTTCTTCGATTAAGAAGGATTCTAAGTTCGGAAGATTCTCCAGGAAAGAAAAAGGAAAGAATGATTAGCATTCTCACTAACGCGAAGGCTTCTAATTCAGTTGGTGGATATGGAGCTGCGATCGAGGGTCTTAGTCAGATTGGAGCAAAAGTTTCTATTCTATATTCTTCCTATGCTGGGCCGGAAGCACGTAGGGAACATAAAGAAGCAGCAAAGAGAGGAGCAGAATTCAGAGAAGTTTCCTATTTCCAGAGAATAGTAACTCCAAGAGATTCCAAAACTTTGGTGTTCAAAGAAGGAAAATTATACAGCACCAACGCTTCTCCAGATCCAAAAATGAAAATAGAGGATTCTTCTCTCGAAAAAGTAGAGTTTGCAGGCAAGTATTCCTTAGGAGAATTCCTAAATCCATGGAGTCTCGGAAGTATTTATGAAGAAGTAAAGAAGGAGAAAGTCCTCACTTCTGAGCCGGTTCGCAGCAATTTTGCATCTCTATTCTCCAGTTCTGTAAGCGAAGCTTCCAATTCAGAATATTTCGGAAATTTTCCAAAAGTTTTAGTCAAATCTGGGTCTAAGGCGTTCTGGATCCGAGTCCCGAATACTTCCGGATTTTCAGAGGGAAAAAAAGGAGTATGGGCGGTTACGTTTCTTTCATCCTCTTTTTCTTCAGAGGGGGTCGAAGTAATACCGGATTCGTTAGAACGATATACTTTCTCTACTGCTAAAATTTTAGAATGTGATCCTTCCGTTGCTCGAAATTATCTAAGAAATACGGAAAAATTCAAATTCGATTGTTTAGTAAAGGGAGAGATCCTGGAAGTTTCTCAGCCGTAG
- the dusB gene encoding tRNA dihydrouridine synthase DusB — protein MIRIGSVEIPGWLAMSPMAGISDSPTRTMARRYGSAFSYTEFVSTDSLAVGSKKALSLLRFREEERPITFQIFGNKLEIIVDAAKRIRELNPDIIDLNMGCPARNVSMRGSGVGLLRKPIYAGKIIEEMRKALDVPVTAKIRLGWDDTSRNYMEVSRILEESGVMAISVHGRTREMGYSGKADWDAIADIKSERKVPIFGNGDVSSYEEAVRRKEESKVDGVLIGRNSIGNPWIFSDIKKEDLSFEEIVSTTINHLQLMRETFGDKYGLILLRKHLVRYIQSRKEVEPMRMELLKMEDPEKLIQILREAQNSLSIAS, from the coding sequence ATGATCCGTATCGGTTCTGTCGAAATTCCCGGTTGGTTGGCAATGTCGCCGATGGCCGGGATCAGTGATAGCCCGACTAGAACCATGGCCCGCAGATATGGATCTGCATTCTCCTATACCGAATTTGTTTCCACAGACAGCCTTGCAGTAGGTTCGAAAAAAGCATTATCTCTATTACGTTTTCGTGAAGAAGAAAGGCCGATTACTTTCCAGATCTTCGGCAACAAGCTTGAGATTATAGTAGATGCGGCAAAAAGAATTCGTGAATTAAATCCAGACATTATAGATCTGAACATGGGCTGTCCTGCCCGCAATGTTTCCATGAGGGGATCCGGAGTGGGACTTCTCCGCAAACCCATATATGCAGGAAAGATAATAGAAGAAATGAGAAAGGCGCTGGATGTTCCAGTGACCGCTAAGATCCGCTTAGGATGGGACGATACTTCTAGAAACTATATGGAAGTTTCCAGGATTTTAGAAGAATCAGGAGTGATGGCAATTTCAGTTCATGGAAGGACCCGCGAAATGGGATATTCCGGAAAAGCGGACTGGGACGCGATCGCAGATATCAAATCCGAAAGGAAAGTTCCGATCTTCGGCAACGGAGACGTTAGTAGTTATGAGGAAGCAGTCCGCAGGAAAGAAGAGTCGAAAGTGGACGGAGTCCTTATCGGTAGGAATTCCATCGGAAACCCATGGATATTTTCCGATATTAAAAAGGAAGATCTAAGTTTCGAGGAGATTGTATCTACTACTATAAATCATTTACAGTTGATGAGAGAAACATTCGGAGATAAGTACGGATTGATCCTTCTTAGGAAACATTTAGTACGTTATATACAATCCAGAAAGGAAGTGGAACCGATGAGAATGGAACTTCTCAAAATGGAAGATCCGGAAAAACTGATCCAAATACTTCGCGAAGCTCAAAACAGTTTGAGTATAGCTTCTTGA
- a CDS encoding lipoprotein LipL21: MIKKVIVIALSAALLTYCGANTAQKDATSVGDGGWSFEGWGGPPEQRNDGKTPRDTNPKDYYYMKFASRASAKAVAKKSLAMMQSTCREASRLQGASDVVKKMVGETVESASGVSDGEATASVIVGTSAGIVKGVGVYECKATGPGSDPSDVSKDNWEECQCVIYAKFPGGRDALVAKAQEIGK, from the coding sequence ATGATCAAGAAAGTAATCGTTATTGCACTATCTGCTGCATTACTTACCTACTGCGGAGCTAATACCGCTCAAAAAGACGCTACTTCCGTTGGTGACGGGGGATGGTCTTTCGAAGGCTGGGGTGGACCACCTGAGCAAAGAAACGACGGTAAAACTCCAAGAGATACCAATCCTAAAGACTATTATTACATGAAGTTCGCTTCTCGCGCATCTGCTAAAGCTGTTGCGAAAAAAAGTCTCGCTATGATGCAGTCTACCTGCCGCGAAGCTTCTCGCTTACAAGGTGCTTCCGACGTTGTTAAAAAAATGGTCGGTGAGACAGTTGAATCCGCATCCGGAGTTTCCGACGGTGAAGCAACTGCTTCCGTTATCGTTGGTACTTCTGCAGGTATCGTTAAAGGAGTGGGAGTTTACGAGTGTAAAGCTACTGGTCCAGGTTCCGATCCTAGCGATGTTTCTAAAGACAACTGGGAAGAATGCCAGTGTGTTATTTACGCTAAATTTCCAGGTGGACGCGACGCTCTCGTAGCTAAAGCTCAAGAAATCGGTAAATAA
- the recF gene encoding DNA replication/repair protein RecF (All proteins in this family for which functions are known are DNA-binding proteins that assist the filamentation of RecA onto DNA for the initiation of recombination or recombinational repair.) has protein sequence MFLRSLRLLNFRNHEQISLEFHSRLIFFVGENGEGKTNLLEAISMISWLKSFRESEEGNLIRWNSDGYYIKGEVDRDHKREIYELGFSKKPVSRRKLKFNQEEVKKRSELVGKFLSVLMTPLDLVIVEGGPSERRRFLDSLLSSLDPSYLNDLIEYNRILKQRNALLKSGSSDPGLYEVWNQRLIEKGISIFNKRKEFILEFDPIYRENLKKLSGGRDNLNLEYKPSFFDLENFKETLQRNINRDRKLGYTSVGIHRDDLYIGEDNRDIMDFASQGQKRSTVISLKAAAFEYYRRKLGKTPILLIDDVIRELDVKRREYFVDLVLNSGQAFFTTTDLEGISDYVGRLEDEKQIFVVKNGLVTPYQ, from the coding sequence GTGTTTTTACGAAGCCTAAGGCTTCTCAATTTCAGAAATCACGAACAAATAAGCCTGGAGTTCCATTCCAGGCTTATTTTCTTTGTGGGAGAAAACGGAGAAGGAAAAACAAACTTACTCGAAGCAATCTCCATGATCTCTTGGCTGAAAAGTTTTAGAGAATCAGAAGAAGGAAATTTGATCCGTTGGAATTCCGACGGATATTATATCAAAGGCGAAGTAGATAGAGATCATAAAAGAGAAATTTATGAATTAGGTTTTTCTAAAAAACCGGTCAGTCGTCGCAAACTTAAATTCAACCAAGAAGAAGTTAAAAAAAGATCCGAGTTAGTCGGTAAGTTTCTGAGTGTTTTAATGACACCTTTGGATCTGGTGATCGTAGAAGGTGGGCCTTCTGAAAGAAGAAGGTTTTTGGATAGTCTTCTTTCTTCTTTAGATCCTTCTTACTTAAATGATCTAATAGAATATAATCGTATCTTAAAACAGAGGAACGCACTTTTAAAAAGTGGTTCTTCCGATCCTGGTCTTTATGAAGTTTGGAACCAAAGACTGATAGAAAAAGGGATCAGTATTTTTAATAAAAGAAAAGAGTTCATTTTAGAATTTGATCCTATCTATAGAGAAAATCTAAAAAAGCTCAGTGGTGGAAGAGATAATCTAAATCTGGAATACAAACCCAGTTTTTTCGACCTGGAAAATTTTAAAGAAACCTTACAAAGAAATATTAACAGAGATCGAAAACTAGGTTATACTTCTGTCGGGATCCATAGAGACGATCTGTATATCGGAGAAGATAATCGTGATATTATGGACTTCGCTTCTCAGGGCCAGAAAAGAAGTACTGTAATTTCTTTAAAAGCGGCAGCTTTCGAATATTATCGCAGGAAATTGGGAAAGACCCCGATTCTTCTAATTGATGACGTGATCCGAGAATTGGATGTAAAAAGAAGAGAATATTTTGTGGATCTGGTTTTGAATTCAGGACAGGCTTTCTTTACCACTACCGATCTGGAAGGTATCTCCGATTATGTAGGAAGATTAGAAGATGAAAAACAGATCTTTGTAGTCAAAAACGGACTAGTTACTCCTTACCAATGA